From Bacteroidota bacterium, a single genomic window includes:
- a CDS encoding T9SS type A sorting domain-containing protein: MKKFIPIFFLMAFMSVEIAFSQEMINDTKPIIKKATYFDKTPPLRNMKIILPGERDRSWKDNEIQNEDRDETMMYSSFVQPEVDMVQQTEMGSRNVTGPLQNFAGVGRITALTPPDTDGDVGPDHYFQMVNVSFAIWDKQGNLLYGPVDNSTLWDGFVGPWTGTNDGDPVVIYDELEDRWVATQFAINTNNGTYWELIAVSETPDPTGAYYRYAFQYSLFNDYPKFSNWPDAYYATYNMFAGGYAGATIVAFEKDSMLVGSPNARMVEFGPYTAQYGTNTADFDGTALPPAGSPQWVVNLNKYNTQSLEVYKFTVDWSNPASSTFQSWDNLPVTAFSFFDPNVRPQLPQPNSSQLLDPLSKYSMYPLKYRNFGTHESMTINHTVKLGTRAGVRWYELRKDASQDHWYIYQEGTYAPNDGLSRWMASMAMNANGDIALGYSVTSADVYPGIRYTGRSASTPLGQMDVEEVTIVEGSGSQSGSPRWGDYSYMSVDPSDDLTFWYTQEYIPTTVWGTRIASFDLGPLQPPTANAGEDSEICSEEVFYGQGSATSAQSVEWVTTGDGTLMFANTLQPAYIRGTQDLENGYFDLIMTAFGYEPGWEDSDTVHVDILFDAVVDAGNDTLVCINHSIQMQPVVQNVDSAMWTTAGDGTFNDPNELYAIYTPGSADIENGSVILSLYGSSADPCDGEDSDDLTLTIDECTGIDELSGRDIALEVYPNPSSGIFNLDVQSLNTEQFTLRILNIHGQQVFSGRLGFENGQYSNSLDFTYFPKGIYYVVVQGEKNSVTQRIVFK; encoded by the coding sequence GTAGTTTCGTTCAGCCTGAGGTAGATATGGTTCAGCAAACAGAGATGGGAAGCAGGAATGTTACCGGTCCGCTTCAGAATTTTGCCGGGGTGGGAAGGATCACTGCATTGACACCTCCCGATACCGATGGCGATGTTGGCCCTGATCATTATTTCCAGATGGTTAATGTTTCTTTTGCTATTTGGGACAAGCAGGGAAATCTTTTATATGGCCCTGTCGATAACAGCACGTTATGGGATGGTTTTGTCGGGCCATGGACCGGAACCAACGACGGTGATCCTGTTGTGATCTATGATGAACTGGAAGATCGCTGGGTTGCCACACAGTTTGCTATTAACACCAATAACGGCACCTATTGGGAACTGATCGCTGTCTCAGAAACCCCTGACCCTACCGGAGCATATTATCGCTACGCCTTCCAATATTCACTGTTTAACGATTATCCCAAATTCAGCAACTGGCCTGATGCGTATTACGCCACGTATAATATGTTTGCCGGTGGGTATGCGGGAGCCACGATAGTTGCCTTTGAAAAGGATTCTATGCTGGTAGGCAGCCCAAATGCCCGCATGGTTGAATTCGGTCCTTATACCGCCCAGTATGGAACGAATACCGCGGATTTTGACGGAACAGCATTGCCTCCCGCCGGCTCGCCACAATGGGTAGTTAACCTGAACAAATACAATACCCAATCGCTTGAGGTATATAAATTCACAGTCGACTGGTCCAATCCTGCAAGCTCTACCTTTCAAAGCTGGGATAATCTGCCGGTGACTGCATTCAGCTTCTTTGACCCAAACGTGAGGCCGCAGTTGCCCCAGCCCAATTCATCCCAGTTGCTGGATCCCTTGTCGAAGTATTCGATGTATCCCCTGAAATACAGGAATTTCGGGACACATGAATCGATGACCATTAACCATACAGTGAAGCTGGGAACCAGAGCCGGGGTGCGCTGGTATGAGTTAAGAAAAGATGCCAGCCAGGATCACTGGTATATTTACCAGGAAGGAACCTACGCACCGAATGATGGACTAAGCCGCTGGATGGCCTCTATGGCCATGAATGCCAACGGAGATATTGCCCTGGGATATTCCGTTACCAGCGCCGATGTCTATCCCGGTATACGCTATACCGGCCGTTCAGCCTCCACACCTCTTGGGCAGATGGATGTTGAAGAAGTAACTATAGTTGAAGGATCGGGCTCACAGTCGGGTTCACCCCGCTGGGGCGATTACAGCTATATGAGTGTAGATCCTTCCGATGACCTGACATTCTGGTATACCCAGGAATATATTCCTACAACGGTGTGGGGAACCCGAATCGCTTCCTTTGATCTCGGTCCTTTGCAGCCTCCTACGGCTAATGCAGGAGAGGATAGTGAAATCTGCAGCGAGGAAGTCTTTTACGGACAGGGTAGTGCCACTTCTGCCCAGTCGGTAGAATGGGTCACCACAGGTGACGGTACCCTTATGTTTGCAAATACTTTGCAGCCTGCTTATATCCGGGGTACACAAGATCTTGAAAACGGATATTTCGATCTTATTATGACTGCCTTTGGCTATGAGCCGGGATGGGAAGACAGTGACACCGTTCACGTGGATATCCTGTTCGATGCCGTGGTGGATGCCGGGAACGACACACTTGTCTGCATCAACCATTCTATTCAGATGCAACCGGTCGTACAGAACGTCGACTCGGCAATGTGGACCACTGCCGGTGACGGGACCTTCAACGATCCGAACGAACTTTACGCAATATATACCCCCGGAAGCGCTGATATTGAGAATGGTAGTGTGATATTGTCACTCTATGGAAGCTCCGCGGACCCCTGTGATGGAGAAGACAGTGACGACCTTACCCTTACCATTGATGAATGTACCGGCATCGATGAACTATCCGGCCGTGATATCGCACTGGAGGTATATCCAAATCCATCTTCCGGAATTTTTAACCTGGATGTTCAGAGTCTGAACACAGAGCAGTTTACCCTCAGAATTTTGAATATTCATGGACAGCAGGTCTTTAGTGGCCGGCTTGGTTTTGAAAACGGACAGTATTCCAATTCCCTCGACTTCACCTATTTCCCTAAAGGCATTTACTACGTGGTTGTGCAGGGAGAGAAAAACAGCGTTACGCAGAGGATTGTGTTTAAATAG